A window of Armatimonadota bacterium contains these coding sequences:
- a CDS encoding HD domain-containing phosphohydrolase, whose protein sequence is MSWGTVLAQSLRSRLPGRRLAGAGRDGRAHDAGKIGIPNRILNKVGPLTEEEYAVVQQHPVQGYQIVREIASLRDELPGVLHHYEWYDGGGYPAGLSGTQIPLQARILAVADVYDALTSDRPYRRPSATGRP, encoded by the coding sequence GTGTCTTGGGGCACGGTTCTAGCTCAATCCCTTCGGTCGCGACTACCGGGTCGCCGCCTTGCCGGCGCAGGCCGCGATGGCCGAGCGCACGACGCGGGCAAGATCGGGATCCCGAATAGGATCCTCAACAAGGTCGGCCCCCTGACCGAGGAGGAGTACGCGGTCGTGCAGCAACACCCCGTCCAGGGTTACCAGATCGTCCGGGAGATCGCATCCCTGCGCGACGAGTTGCCCGGCGTACTGCACCACTACGAGTGGTACGACGGCGGCGGCTATCCGGCCGGCCTGTCCGGTACGCAGATCCCACTGCAGGCGCGGATCCTCGCGGTAGCTGACGTGTACGACGCGCTCACCTCGGACCGACCCTATCGCAGGCCCTCAGCCACCGGGAGGCCCTAG
- a CDS encoding YbaK/EbsC family protein, with protein MTCRERLEAYFRENHVPFQVTWHPIAYTAQEVAAAEHVSGYLVAKPVMAWAGDQMVMVVLTAPQRLDLAKLQQATGKPTRLAEEAEFAPAFPDCEVGAQPPFGNLYGIPVYADRALEADPEIVFRCGSHRETMRIPYTDFKRLVQPTIGDFAQT; from the coding sequence ATGACGTGCCGGGAGCGTCTGGAGGCGTACTTCCGTGAGAACCACGTTCCGTTCCAGGTGACGTGGCACCCGATTGCCTACACCGCCCAAGAGGTGGCGGCGGCCGAGCACGTCTCGGGCTACCTCGTGGCCAAGCCCGTCATGGCGTGGGCGGGAGACCAGATGGTCATGGTCGTGCTGACCGCGCCGCAGCGGCTGGATCTGGCCAAGCTCCAACAGGCCACCGGCAAACCGACCCGCTTGGCCGAGGAGGCGGAGTTCGCGCCGGCCTTCCCGGACTGTGAGGTCGGCGCCCAGCCCCCTTTTGGCAACCTCTACGGCATCCCGGTCTACGCCGACCGCGCGCTGGAGGCCGACCCGGAGATCGTCTTCCGGTGCGGATCGCACCGCGAGACGATGCGGATCCCCTACACTGACTTCAAGCGGCTGGTCCAGCCGACCATCGGCGACTTCGCGCAGACGTAG